CTTTTCTTGAGCGTGTGTTTAGTTAACATATCAATTCAATCGTGTTTTAAGGACGAGTCATTTGTTGGTTCATTTTTTTGTTAGCTTGGCACAAATTGAGCAGCTATAGCTGATTTCTCCTTAATTCTCCACCATTCCTACTGAAATACACCACATATCAGAAAATAATGGTCAATAAATTTTTGTACCATAAagcaaaattacaaatttgtaCCGAGACATCATAAGCAAATGGCTTGACCAAACTACAAACATGAGCCCTATTGAAAGGAATCATGTACAACATCAATTGTTCCATATACCATAACATCGATTGTTCCATAGATTCTGATTATTTTTTAACACATTCTTTTAAATTAGAGCCGACTTCAAGGATTTTGTAAATTCTTCCACTTTTTTCAATCCTTCTTCTGGTGAACTGGCTTCGCCCAGCAGCCTCACGTAGGCACTGCCAACAATCACGCCATCAGCACCCCATCCAGCTATCTACAGCCCCAACAAATTAGCGTTAGGTGAACCATCGTATGCAAGTGCATTAACTTGGGTAAAGATAAAAAATGTTATTTGTAATTCACCTGTTTTACATGTTCGGGCTTAGAGATTCCAAAGCCGACAGCCACAGGCTTGGTTGTCGCCTATATACAAAAGGGTAATGGGTCAAAAAAAAGTCGTATCCACAAATCTAAAGGATTAAGAAAAAAGTGGTGTTTGCAAATTTAAActatcattcattcatttaaccaaGTCAAAAAAAGCCATCAAAAGATAATACATATCGTAAATTCTCACAAAAAAACACCTCTTTTATTTCACCGAGCAGTTCTTGAACTCGTGAACTGACATTTGACCGAGCACCTGTTACTCCAACTGAGCTCACCTGCTCAACAAACATCAGTATACGGAATTAATTGATTGAGCACCTGTTACACCCAAAAATTGCACGTGCCACATTTTCTACACAAGCTGGCCCGAATCACAGTGTCCAAAGCGAGGTTTAATTAGCATTAAAAAGGACAAATTCCAGGAGCCTCAGTAAGTACAATGGTTGTCGCACTATTTTGAGGACGAGGGGCCAATATCTATTAGGTTCCTCTCAAACCATGACCCAATTGAGGAATTCttttttgtggttgatttcGTGTTTACTAAAGTGTTTTCGTCGAACACATTTAATAGCAATAATGAATAATCACCACCGCAAAACTGAGTCAGCCAACAATTGCTGATTGCATAAACCAAAACTAACGTAAAACATATAGAATTCTCGGACCATTGGAAGTTCGTACGGTTAGACGGAAGTCAACAAAGTGTGTCAAGGCACTTAGatatcaaaaaaattttcaCTGCAGTTTTTTTTAACGACTACATTTTTAGTTTTATACATGTCTTGTTTTGACCTTCGTTCATCATTAGTGAACTATCTTTAAAAAAATGTATAGTCATGTAAGATCTTGtcagattcgtctcaatatatagtttaatttaaatatatatacacttttCCAATTTTTAGTATACGGAGATATTAGAAGTTGAAAATATGTATATAGTGCGTGTTTGAGGAGCGTATACATTAAAAAAAGGGAGGATAGTATAACCAAGAAGATAACTTACAAGATAGACAAATCCTTCAGAAGCTTCCACAATGCCCTTCATTCTTTCTCTGGGAGTAGTTGGTGTAGTCAGCAGTACCTCCACCACATAATACAAGAAGTCAATTTAGGCCACAAGGTCGAGATTCTTGTAATAACTTCAACCATATACTCGTCTCTATCTTTTTTCATGTTTGTACCTTCGGAATTCAAATTTCTTATAGTCTTCGGTTCCacctaaaattttgttttaaatatctTAATAATGGAACACCACAAATGCTAATTATTGTTGACTACAATTGCTTCTAACAACATTGCATATAACTGATGTATTTCGTTTGCTAGCTCAAATCACTGCCTCTGTCCCTCTCACTTTGCACCACTTTCGTTTTTAGTTTGTTTCACTAATTTTGCACCCTTTTTATGGCAGTGGTCCCAATCTTGTTCTTTTAATCTAGTCCCTAATCTTCTTAGGCTACATATAAAAAGGATTAATCTTCAATATGATCCACTCAAAGCTCTTGAATAATCAATATTCAAGGTTATGATGGTTCATATGATAATCATGAAAGTAAATTCAAAAGCTTTTATCATGTATTCTCTTGTACAACTAAATGGAGCTAAGAAACTATAGCAGAAAAGAGAATAACAGACTAATTATATTGTAACTTCCATCATACTATCATGAGGACAAGCGCttcctacttttttttattggagTGCTCAAATGGAGAAGCCTTTAAATTATCAGCTCACAGGACTTTGGTCACCTTCCgaccaaaaaaatttaacaaaaacaagTGATCAAACGGTGAAGCCTACCAATTCAATTCCATGATTAAGAGCTTCCTGTCTCAGGACTCCCGTCTCCTCTAAGGGAACATCTGGAACCACTAAACCTGAAAATATAGATATGAACGTAAACATTTTATAAGATATCATACAAATTTACTCATTAGTGAATGTGAGCAATTATTATGGTATGATTGGATTAAGCATCTATAATATCCAAACACACAAGTACACGAAATAACACGACCAACCGCCAAGTCACCActccctccccccccccccccaaccaaatataattttaagaaagGGTTTCGTTTTATGTGTGTTCCTTTAAATCCACAATATAAGATGTGCTACACAACTAATGCGACATTAAATGCCACTCTATAAAACCAATGGCTTCACTAGAGATTACTAACTCTTTAAAAAGGTCTGAAAAATGTTCAGAAGAAGCGAGTGAGCTGCATAGCTAAAAACAATCGCAGTACATGCAACTGCATTATGGCAGCTTCAAAGGCTTAAACCTAGCCTAGATTCTTTATGCAACCACATTTAAAATGCAATGGTACCTTGTTACGATTCACGACAACAACCAAATTGCCAGAAACAAATGACATATACTACTAAAGATAAAGAATATGCTTTAAACATTTGACAGTGCAACTTTAGATTGGTATTGGAAAACTCTCTTCTTTGTCTAGATTCATTTACTCTATAcgaattaattttaactatacAAAGTTGAGTCTTGCAGGTTTTTAATATATGACAATAGTTCTAAAACATAGAAGCTAAGGCATTGAAGTTTGTGCACGTACCATGTACACCAACATCTTTTATGGTGGACATGAACTTTCCCACACCACGCTTGAGTATAGGGTTGTAATATGTAAACAATGCGATTGGACAAGAAAGTTCTGGCACAACCTGTTTGGGGATAGCAtgacattaaaaattatagaattaTCAAAGTGAATCACTGCTGCAAATGTTTACCTcgacctatgttacttggacttgggtactatgtcggatactggtacgtttccaagtgtcggatacgtctaaatattcaattttacgcctaaaatgaagtgtctaagtgtcataccaatgtctGAGCATCAAGGATCCAACACGGGTACGTGatgcaaaatgaagagtccgagtaacatagatcttgaaaaaaagaaatagaaggATCTTACATTCCTCAGCATGGAGATGATAGCATCATAATTGGCTCCATGTGACAAGGCACGAGTAGCTGCAGCCTACAATAAAAGAAACTAAGATTTAAGCTCTGAAATGCCTGAACAAAAAAGGTTCATAAATGATTGGTAATAGGATTCAAGTTAACAGACTTATAAGGTACCTGAATAACAGGACCATCTGCCAAAGGATCAGAGTATGGTACACCCAGTTCAATTATATCTGCACCACAAGAGTCAAGCACCTTCAATGCTTTCTCCGTCGTAGACAAATCAGGATCACCAGCTGTGATGTACGGAATAAGTGCCACCTTTGTAATACATCCATATTCATCAGGTGTCAAAGGATTCAAGAAGTACATAAGAACCATAAATCTATGCAATGAGTGTAAAAGCACGGCAAAGGAATTTGTTAAAACATGTCAAAGTACAGTTAGATGGTTTTGCGGTGGTCTACGCCTATATTTCGATCGCGGTAAACTCAAAACCATGATATGGTGATGTTTTGCACTATTAGGAACTTACACTTAAATTACAATGCTGCAAACAAtacacaacaatgccaaagccctAATCGCAACAACAATATATTGCCCCAATACCGCTAAAGTGACTCCTTCCTAAGCGAAGTAAGGGTGGATTTTGGTTGCCATCCAGTGTTGACAATAGGTATGTATAGCTATCTAGGTGTCCTAAGGTTCAAATTCAAGTACATTACCCTTATTGGTAGATAATCAGACAAGGATTACAGATTCAAAAAGATGTTTACTTTCTCCAATTAAACTACTAATACAATATTCAAATTTAGTGGGACAAAGAACAATCAAAGGATATGGCAAGCCAATTATGACGCATCAAAATTACTAATGCAAAAATCATTATCAAACTTGTAATTACAAAACCTAATAAGTAAATAACATCAATGACCATTCACTAAtcaacatcttcatcatcatacaTTCATCAAGTTTTAACCTTTTTTACAAATCTATCAAAAAGATCAATTTCCTAAACCCAACAACCCAAATGTAACATCAATTCAAACATAAATAAACactaatcaaaattcaaaaccatTTAGTCAATCAGAGAAATTTGCAAACTTTTTAAagagaaaatgagaaaaaagaTGCATACTTTCTTTTGCTCCCTCAATCTATTGAATGTTTCAGACAGTCCAGCAACTGTTTGAGCAGTTGCAAGGGATGCCATCAATTTACAAGGTTTTGTTGAAGAAAGCTTCACAAGTCTGAATGAGGAAGAAGACGAAAAAGAACCCAGAAAAGATGGAGTTTCGAAACGTTTCTGATGCAGAAAAGAAGTAGACTTGAAAGCTATAGCCATTCCAAAGTCAGTGAGTTTCTTATCTAATGGAAAAATTGGAATAGAATAGAATAGCCCACTTCCCACCCACTCTTTCTCTGTGTTTGGTAGACTTGGtacttgaaattaaaattacactGATGACTAATGAGGGTGTGTATGTATATGCATTAtggtatttgttttttttatctgaGATTGCGATTAATAATGATATGTTGTAAGAAAAAATGTTACTATTAATAGTaagtttaaaaaaacaaaaaacaaagaagTATTCTATATACTACTAGTACCTTATGTTTAAGAAACACTAGTGCTAATTAGCTTGCCGCTAATTAGATTGGAGGTTCGACTCCACCTAGCATGTAAGCCTAAATTCAGGATCAAATATGCTTATTTAGATTGATCTAATCTGGTTAAACTTGCCAATCAAATCCTATATCTATATGGTGTATTGGTGTGCCTAAAAATAAAAGTGGTGATAGTTTAATAAGCACCACATTGTTCtagtataattttttcaaataatacCATTTTTGGATGGAATTTAATATATGAATATCACGtcaaaatttaagatttaaaaagtTTAGTATATATGTCAAATGACTGTAAGAATGTCACTTGTCATTCTAcgacaaaattattaaattgtaagATTATATCAATTACCAAACAATTCGAAAGCTTGATTGTACTTAAATCAAGCTCAATGTCAATTAATCTTTAACAAGCTATATTCATTATAAGTTGACTGaaaaattattaatcaaaacactttttttttaaagtaaatttccTTAAACCCATAAAGTAATTTGAGGCGAAAAGAGGGCCGTCATTTAAAATCAGAAATACGGGTAATAGGGAgtattattattctattatcTCAAGAAAAAAAGGGTGTATTATTCTATTTCTACATAGATTTGACGGAGTCGATCGGAAGTACCAGACAAGAATCTCGGTGCTACGGCCGCAGCAGCATCTCACCTTTCCGGAGAAGATGCCGGCAATGTCTACAATACGACCTGTGTAACTTAAAGAAGGTAAGGTAAGCCCTACTTTTCTCTCTTCTTTAAATtttggtttttagggtttaaggcCGAGAATAATTTACGGAAAATTGTAGCTTAAGATCAATGACTAATTGACTGGATTAGAGCAGTATCTTGTAGTTGGTTTCTGATATTTTGTTAGTGTATGAATGTTTGCTTTGTGGTTTCTTTAATTGGACGAATTAGGTGATGTAGTTGAGTTTACAATTTGTTGAATTTAGATGTTAAAGGTTGATTCTTTATGGGTGTACTTTGTTGAATTTGTTGAATTTAGTACCAACACAATGACCAGAGTGAATCTTTTTAACCTTGGCCGTGAACATTTGATTATGgtcaaggaaaaatcagatgCAACCACTTGTCTTGAGTCTTGATCCTTGCGTGAATCCTTGTGAATGAATACGAGCTCTTGAAACCACAAACTAAATATAATCTAACTGAAGAGAATGGGTCGGCCATGCACTTGATACAAATTGGAGGTTTTCTAAGAAGCTTTGCTAACACAAGAATGGTTGTTATCCGTCATCATGTGTATCATATCTTAGGAATATACTTCTTCATTTTTAGAATTTCACATCTCTTGAGATGTTAAATACATATTTGTGCTTATATTAACTATCACGTATTAAAAAGACAAACACAATCATTCACATAAAAATACGTATGTTGAGTCTCTCTACCGAGTCAAGTGAAACTGCTTGGTCAAACCCACATGTGTGGCCTTGTTAAACAAGGTTTTGCTTATTTGTAAGGCTTTTTTTGCAGAATCATTATAGTGAGTTCTACCAAAAAAAGCTACGGCTTCGACTTCAAAATTATGTTGGGATTGTCATATGGAgaaatttttcttattcttgGAGCCACTGCTGCCCTTATTGGTTTGTGTCCGTACATTTAATGagattgatattttaattgcTTTCATCTTGTGAGTTGAGCCTCATTATTCAATGTTactttaattaattgaaaaattcATCAGGGCCTAAGGATCTTCCAATCATAGCAAGAACAGCTGGTCGATTAGCAGGGCGAGCTATTGGTTATGTTCAATTGGCTCGTGGACAATTTGATAATGTCATGCAACAAACTCAGTTCCGTCAGGTCTCTCCATTTATGGCTACTTAAACATATGTAATGATATGTTTTATTGGATTCTTGTTGTTTTTTATAGGTTAATTGTTTGGACTTTCATGTAGGGTTCTTGCTTGTGAACTAgcatattgattttttttatgtactgGGTGATTCCTTctaattcaaatgttcaatttgATCCATTGTAAGTAATAATTTCTGATTGTTACTTAATTAGACTTGGCAAAACATGAGCTGAGTCTGCCTAGATAATTTGGGTCTTGAACAACATTCTAAAAGCAATTGAGACAGTTTTTCGCCGAATTGATTTAAGTGACCTGGTGAAATAtgaaatttatttgttaaaaattgCCCGTGAACTTTTTGGGCAGGTCCTTTGCTCATATTCATTCATACATTATTGAGGCTCTGAGTTGATTGTGCTTGTAATGTTGCTTCCTTCTACAATGGTCTGAATCATTTATGTGTGTTGGGGTCGGGGGTGAGATGTGGGGGCGGGTTGGACTTTGTATTGATTAGATGTTTGCCTGTTGTAACCTCTGTATGCTTCATATGTGTGTTTGAGTGAAAGTTTTCATTTTGCTAACAAGTTAGCAACACTGGCATTTCTTTTACTGGGGCAATATGCCAACTGCCAACATCTCTTGATACTTATGAATGCTTCTTTCTTTGTGTGGTTGGCCAGTGTTCCTTAGGGAGTCTGGATGCCTTCCAGACTTCTAGTGCTCTAATATGTTCAATCCAACTTGATTTTCCAGGTTAATAAAGAATTGCAAGATACGATGGCTCAACTAGATGCTATTCGTTATGAAATTCGTAGCATATCCATTATGAACCCTGGTCTATTGACGCAAAGGCTGATGGATAATCCTGATCAGAATGACACTGATGCAGGTGTAATATATTATAGTAATAGTTATATCGTTTATCTTCATTCCAACTCTTATCATGCCATTTGATTGTAAATTATTATATGACTTTCCAGGGGCTACTGTGAATGCCAAGCCTTCAAATATTAATGAAAAGAGCACTGTGACTAAGGGACATCAGGACCAGCATCAACAAAGCCAACAAAGGTTGCACGAGTTTAAGACAGAGACAAGCACGTTTAAGGTTTAATAGATAAGCAAATTATGAgtgtaaatatgcaacttaatGAGTGTAGAATGACAAATTCATTTTGATATTAATCTCCAGGAGCATGTCTCGCCAGCTTCTGGAACTTCCAACTTGTATAGCCAAGCAGCTGCTTTTGCTAAGTTGGCAGAATCACCAGCCCTCAAAGCTGATACAATGGATCGTAGTTTGAGTGCGAACACAGTTGATGACACACCTGGCCTTCTGTCAGTCCTTCCAGTATCAGCTGAAAGTGCAGGTTTACTTCCAGTTCGTAAAGGTATAACTTGAAGCCATTAGAAAAATCACTTGTGTGCACATGGATATTGGTAATTTATTAGTTGATTCGTCATAGGCTGACTTGTGTGCCATGGTCTCAGGTGATGCAACTGGTTCTGACATAATATTAGAAGCAGTGTTAGAGGCAGAAGTTGCGCGAAATGCCAAAGAATTTTTTTCCAAGCCAGAAAATCTGATCAAACATGAATGATGCACATAGCagtaaaaataattctttttatatGGTGaagttctttttcttctttaatcTATTTGCTCAGTCAAGAATCAAGATCAGTGTAATATAATTTGctagttaattcgctttttgaattcgcgattcacTTAAAATAACCCTAAAATAAcccaaaatcgaccataatttgcttctttttttatctgtttcgcaaggagattagtgaatcatatCCTATTGCTAGAGTATTAGATCTCACAAAAAAGTAAGATTGCACTTGTGCTGATTGCTTCTTTCAATAGGCTTTTCCTTGGTGTAAAACTTGGTGACGAATAAATGAACAAAGCTCCAGTTTCAATGATTGGCTGTCTTGTGAACTGTGATGggttatttctttctttttgcctttACAAATTACTCTTACTTGAGAATCTTGTTACAGGCACCTGCACAAAAAAATAAGGGCCGTTCCTGAGGGTAGGCAAGGAGTGCCGCTGCCCAGGGCCCAACATTCATAGGGTCCTAATTTCAGTGTAATCCATGAGTGTACAGTAAATTTATTTAAGAAGAAGCCACATTTGAGCGAGGAGAAAGATGTGTCATGAAGAAaacaatttatttcaatataaagGGATtcttctctatttttttttaagtactaATTAAAAACCAGAATCGATCTTCTATAGGGAGGACCCATATCTATTATTTTGCCTAGGGCCTACAAAATGCCTAGAACGGCACAAAAAACATTTGAGATAGTTTGAATTTGGTTGATATTGTTTAGTCAATGTTAAGTTCTTGTATGAGTAGGAATGTGGTCATTGTTAAGACAGTTTCAACTTTCACCCCTTCAAGGTTGTCATTGATAATAAATGCATGAAAtggtttcttgttttttttgaGTATGTTGGTGGTCATCAATCAATCATAGACTATATGTCATAAGTCATAACCAGTGTTACCAGGATCGTTGGTTTGGCCGGCGAACCTCGATCCAGGTCAATCGACCCCAATCGCGGGTCAAGGATGACCTAGATCGTTGGGAAACGTGTTTTGGATCGCCTTTTTAATCGACCCCCATTGAAGCTTGATTAATACGCCTTGCATGTTCTCTGTTTCATTTTCATCTTCAAATCCTTTTTTGAAAGCTTTTTACTTTGTTGAAGATAAACATTTTAGATAGAACTCTTGAAAGAAGATGAAGTTTTAcagaagaaaatttgaaatccaggttgttttaaaaaagattaaatttttgaaagaaagAACAAAGTGAAGGTGGGAGGCGGCACAGCTGGAATTAGGTTTTTTTTCCATGGCCCTTGGTTTTAGGCCTTTTAGCTGAAATAAGATTTGGACTTTTTAAGTACAGGTGTAAGGTTTTCCCTTTGGGCCAaggctttttttaaaaatgttatttatttataggaGTCTTTTGGGCTTTTGAGTACAACTAACCTTTAAGTACATCAATGCCCACCTTCATTATAGGAAGCATATAGTAATAATTCTtagctattaattattttatttttgattcttGTATATTGAtctcttttttataatttctattttttatctCTCATTTTGAAACAATTATTTATCCATAAGGTAACCGATCCCAAAATGTTCCTCGATCCCAACTATAACGTTCCCAACCCATAAAGATCACGACCCAAAGTTTTTTCGTACCAACCCCATATTTTTGAAAATGGCGAATTACGTACCCGACCCCGTTCCTCGACCCGAATCGTTCCTCGATCCTGGTAACAATGGTCATAATTCATGAGCATagaccatagtgcaaaaatgcgaATTTTCAGTAAGGATCAAGGTTATGTGATAGCAGAGGTGATGCGGTAATAGGGGTGATCTGTTGACGTACCGATAAATTCGGGTCAATAAAATGAGATACCCTTTTATAACTCGCCAATATGATACAATGTGTTTTGTTACACCTTTATGGTAAGGGTAGCACTTCTTGAAAACTTTTACAACTCGGTCGATATGATACTTGCGGCCTTGTTTTTTGTACTATGCTAATGAAATATGCTATCATGCTCTTTATTGATTATCTTTGCTGTAATAgtcatttgaaaattaaataaatacattACAATTTGCTATGAAATACAATTGCATGTTGGTGCAGAAAACTGGGTTGGTGGCTTGGTGGCTTGGTGCCATAGTGATAATAAAGTGATTTGAAATTATCTTGAGACCAAGATGTTTGCCCCTTCAATTAAAGCATCAAAACTTGCACCCCATCCTGAGCAGGTCACATGTGCGcatctgtttttttttatatatatatattttttatttttttatggagGAAAAGGGATTGGATTGGTTTAGGGTGAAAGGAAGCAGTAGTTTAGAAAGGGGACCTACAGCAGAGACAATGATGTTTGATGTACATAATTCCTTTAGTATAGATTTGCAATCACTTCATTCTTTCCTTAAGTTTAGACTTTTGgacacatttttatttttgtcccaAGTCAATAGACCAGTTTTAAGGTCTAGTAAGCTATCCTTGGTGATAATGTGTTCAAGAATAATCGATATTTTTAGAAAGTGACGAATGTTACGGACTTTTGCAATCATTGAAGTGAAAAATGTGTGGGAACAATTTTAATCTGCTGATAATCCTTTGGAGATAGCTAAAAATGTTGGAGTTTTGAAGCGAGGCAACCTTGGCATTAAATATGAAGGGTTAGGCTACATTTTGGTGGGTGATTAGATGAAGGGTTGGCTGTCAATATTTTAGAAGGACACATAGGAAGGATAAAACAAAGTGTACATGTTCATAGCTACTTTTTAGTTCACGGAATGTGGATTTATGGAAGTAATCTTTGCTAATTGGGAGTAAGTGTGATCCTCACTCAATTGCACCAGGGTCCAGGTGATAGAATTTGTTACTAGGTGGACTGCTGCTACAAGAATTTTTTGTATACATTTAAAGTAATGAGTGATGGAGCTTGCCCTGAGTTGCTTTGAGAGCTTACTGATGCAAGAGGGATGGTTTGGTGGATGTGTGAAAAGGCAAAGGTCACAGATGGCAAGGGAGAGTGGCATGTGGAAGTGTGTTGTGTTGTGAAGGCTTATGGGTGGCTGAGGGTACTGTGTCAGGAGTACTCAGGAGCCAGACAATAATCCTGTCTCCCGATCTTCATTTATTTGGTTACCTAAGCTGAATTGTATGCTATTTAACTAGTAGTTGGAGACATCTGGCCGATGAAGAGTTGTTGAGATGTGCAAGGACTCGCTTTCGGCAGTTAAGGCCTTCTAAAATCCTCACAGAGGACAAAATGGCTGCTTTGATTAACATGGAAATCAAACACAACCTTGTAGCTGTAACCATTATTGCTTTTCTATATGAAAGAGTTAATATGTA
This Amaranthus tricolor cultivar Red isolate AtriRed21 chromosome 13, ASM2621246v1, whole genome shotgun sequence DNA region includes the following protein-coding sequences:
- the LOC130798564 gene encoding uncharacterized protein LOC130798564, whose translation is MLGLSYGEIFLILGATAALIGPKDLPIIARTAGRLAGRAIGYVQLARGQFDNVMQQTQFRQVNKELQDTMAQLDAIRYEIRSISIMNPGLLTQRLMDNPDQNDTDAGATVNAKPSNINEKSTVTKGHQDQHQQSQQRLHEFKTETSTFKEHVSPASGTSNLYSQAAAFAKLAESPALKADTMDRSLSANTVDDTPGLLSVLPVSAESAGLLPVRKGDATGSDIILEAVLEAEVARNAKEFFSKPENLIKHE
- the LOC130798562 gene encoding tryptophan synthase alpha chain-like, with protein sequence MAIAFKSTSFLHQKRFETPSFLGSFSSSSSFRLVKLSSTKPCKLMASLATAQTVAGLSETFNRLREQKKVALIPYITAGDPDLSTTEKALKVLDSCGADIIELGVPYSDPLADGPVIQAAATRALSHGANYDAIISMLRNVVPELSCPIALFTYYNPILKRGVGKFMSTIKDVGVHGLVVPDVPLEETGVLRQEALNHGIELVLLTTPTTPRERMKGIVEASEGFVYLVSSVGVTGARSNVSSRVQELLGEIKEATTKPVAVGFGISKPEHVKQIAGWGADGVIVGSAYVRLLGEASSPEEGLKKVEEFTKSLKSALI